One segment of Segatella copri DNA contains the following:
- a CDS encoding type IV toxin-antitoxin system AbiEi family antitoxin domain-containing protein, whose product MRNILITLGNIPVTSSVIASLYPDVKTKFAKVAQLEKAGEIIRLRRNLFVVNPQETGQPLSSGLIANHLLSPSYVSMQTALRYYGLIPEAVYTVQSMTFKTAKEYNTPIGNFYYHHIPRATYPIGITQIKEGNNVYIMATPEKALCDLIANLPGIKLRYKKEALEFLEENLRFDMDRFYQLNPKIFEDYANIGKKATSIRTILKLLHHE is encoded by the coding sequence ATGAGAAATATTCTAATTACATTAGGCAATATTCCAGTAACATCTTCGGTCATTGCTTCACTATATCCAGATGTAAAGACCAAGTTTGCAAAAGTTGCACAGCTGGAAAAGGCGGGTGAAATCATCCGCCTCAGGCGAAATCTGTTCGTTGTAAATCCACAAGAAACGGGACAACCACTCTCTTCCGGACTTATCGCCAACCATCTGTTGTCTCCATCTTATGTGTCTATGCAGACAGCATTAAGATATTATGGTTTAATACCCGAAGCTGTATATACAGTTCAATCCATGACCTTTAAGACAGCAAAGGAATACAATACACCCATAGGCAACTTTTACTATCATCATATTCCAAGGGCCACCTATCCTATAGGAATTACGCAGATAAAGGAAGGAAACAATGTCTATATAATGGCTACTCCAGAAAAGGCATTATGTGATTTGATAGCCAACCTGCCAGGTATCAAACTGAGATACAAGAAGGAAGCATTAGAGTTTCTGGAAGAAAATCTAAGATTTGATATGGACAGATTCTACCAGCTCAATCCCAAGATATTCGAAGATTATGCAAATATAGGAAAAAAGGCAACATCCATACGCACAATATTAAAA
- the cysK gene encoding cysteine synthase A: MAKIYKQITDLIGKTPLVELGKYSASKGLETPVIAKVEFFNPGGSVKDRIALAMIEDAEQKGILKPGATIIEPTSGNTGVGLALVSAVKGYHLILTMPETMSVERRNLVKAYGAEVRLTSGKDGMPGAIKTAEELRDSIPGSVILGQFTNRANPAKHYATTGPEIWADTDGEIDIFVAGVGTGGTISGIAKYLKEQNPNVKVIAVEPATSPVLNGGQSGPHKIQGIGAGFIPETYSSEYIDEVLDIQNDDAIKAGRDLAQTEGLLVGISSGAAAFAATEIAKRPENKGKKIVALLPDTGERYLSTVLYAFEEYPL; this comes from the coding sequence ATGGCAAAGATATATAAACAGATTACTGATTTAATCGGTAAGACCCCATTGGTAGAATTGGGTAAGTATTCAGCATCCAAGGGTTTGGAGACTCCCGTGATTGCTAAGGTAGAATTCTTCAATCCTGGTGGGAGCGTAAAGGATCGTATCGCCCTCGCGATGATCGAAGACGCAGAGCAGAAGGGCATCCTGAAACCAGGTGCTACCATCATCGAACCAACCAGCGGTAACACGGGTGTAGGTTTGGCTCTGGTATCAGCCGTAAAGGGCTACCACCTCATCCTCACCATGCCTGAAACCATGAGTGTGGAGCGCAGAAACCTGGTGAAGGCTTACGGCGCAGAAGTGAGATTGACCAGCGGTAAGGACGGAATGCCTGGTGCCATCAAGACTGCCGAGGAGCTCCGCGATTCCATTCCGGGTTCCGTGATTCTAGGACAGTTTACCAACCGTGCCAACCCTGCCAAGCACTATGCCACAACTGGACCAGAAATCTGGGCAGATACCGATGGCGAGATTGATATCTTCGTAGCCGGTGTGGGTACAGGTGGAACCATTTCGGGTATCGCCAAGTACCTGAAGGAGCAGAATCCTAACGTGAAGGTGATTGCTGTAGAGCCTGCCACATCGCCTGTATTGAACGGTGGACAGAGCGGTCCTCACAAGATTCAGGGCATCGGTGCCGGTTTCATTCCAGAGACTTACTCTTCAGAATATATCGATGAGGTATTGGATATTCAGAACGATGATGCTATCAAGGCAGGTCGTGACCTGGCTCAGACCGAGGGCCTCTTGGTAGGAATCTCATCAGGTGCTGCTGCCTTTGCAGCCACCGAGATTGCGAAGCGTCCTGAGAACAAGGGCAAGAAGATTGTAGCCCTCTTGCCAGATACAGGTGAGCGTTATTTAAGCACTGTACTCTACGCTTTCGAGGAGTATCCATTGTAA
- a CDS encoding O-acetylhomoserine aminocarboxypropyltransferase/cysteine synthase family protein has translation MSTEKKLRFETLQLHVGQENPDPATDARAVPIYQTTSYVFRNSQHAADRFGLRDAGNIYGRLTNSTQGVFEDRVAALEGGVAGLAVASGAAAVTYALQNILQNGDHIVAADNIYGGTYNLITHTLSTQGVSYTIVDPRNFEQVEAAIQDNTKALYAETFGNPNSDVTDIDKLAEIAHRHNIPLIIDNTFGTPYLIRPIEHGADIVVHSATKFIGGHGSSLGGVIVDGGKFDWKANADKFPTLAKPDPSYHGAVFADVAGAAAFVTRIRAVILRDTGATISPFNAWILLQGLETLSLRVERHVQNALKVVEYLENNPKVAKVNHPAVPSHPDHELYKKLFPNGGGSIFTFDIKGGEKEAWEFIDHLRIFSLLANVADVKSLVIHPATTTHSQLSPEELEEQHIYPSTVRLSIGIENIDDLIEALDEAFTYVK, from the coding sequence ATGAGTACAGAAAAGAAACTTCGCTTTGAGACACTTCAGTTGCATGTAGGTCAGGAAAATCCAGATCCAGCTACCGACGCTCGTGCGGTGCCTATCTACCAGACCACAAGTTACGTGTTCCGCAATTCTCAGCACGCTGCCGATAGATTCGGACTCCGTGACGCAGGTAACATCTATGGTCGCTTGACCAACTCTACTCAGGGTGTATTCGAAGACCGTGTGGCTGCCCTCGAGGGTGGTGTAGCAGGTTTGGCTGTCGCTTCTGGTGCTGCCGCCGTTACCTACGCTCTGCAGAATATCCTTCAGAACGGCGACCACATCGTAGCTGCCGACAACATCTATGGTGGTACTTATAACCTCATCACTCATACATTATCCACACAGGGTGTTAGCTACACCATCGTAGATCCTCGCAATTTCGAGCAGGTAGAGGCTGCCATTCAGGACAATACCAAGGCTCTCTATGCAGAGACCTTCGGAAATCCTAACTCTGATGTAACCGATATCGATAAGTTGGCAGAGATTGCTCATCGCCACAACATCCCATTGATTATCGACAACACCTTCGGCACCCCATACCTCATCCGTCCTATCGAGCACGGAGCAGATATCGTTGTTCACTCTGCTACCAAGTTCATCGGCGGTCACGGTTCATCTCTCGGTGGTGTCATCGTAGATGGCGGTAAGTTCGACTGGAAGGCAAATGCCGACAAGTTCCCTACTCTCGCTAAGCCAGACCCATCATATCATGGTGCTGTATTCGCAGATGTAGCCGGAGCAGCAGCCTTCGTAACCAGAATCCGTGCGGTCATCCTTCGTGATACCGGTGCAACCATCTCTCCATTCAACGCCTGGATTCTTCTTCAGGGCTTGGAGACATTGAGCCTCCGTGTAGAGCGTCACGTTCAGAATGCATTGAAGGTGGTAGAGTATCTGGAGAATAATCCTAAGGTGGCTAAGGTTAATCACCCAGCCGTTCCTTCTCATCCAGACCACGAGCTTTACAAGAAGCTCTTCCCTAACGGCGGTGGTTCTATCTTCACCTTCGATATCAAGGGCGGCGAGAAAGAGGCATGGGAGTTCATCGACCACCTGCGCATCTTCTCTTTGCTGGCTAACGTAGCCGACGTGAAGTCACTGGTTATCCATCCAGCAACAACCACCCACTCTCAGTTGAGCCCAGAGGAGTTGGAGGAGCAGCACATCTATCCTTCTACCGTTCGCCTGAGCATCGGTATTGAGAACATCGACGACCTGATTGAGGCACTCGATGAGGCATTTACGTATGTGAAGTAA
- a CDS encoding sigma-70 family RNA polymerase sigma factor, protein MKIEKLIERVKAGDTDALKTVYDAYSQRMRNACIKITQEDEDTVDDLVQESFIRAYYSLEKLKDASKLGEWLVAITKNVSLRYLERKRKIQVLSFSEIGDGFDVESSYTSDSKLEEKELFELIDKLPSGYRNVFRMAVIDGFSHKEIAEKLGIEPHSSSSQLTRAKGLLRNMINRRMLTVISILLVSIPIYKYLFWKRGTEKEQHPVAKINDAAKGKRSVDRVTVQPTTQSSVVDKNIIATASQGKMNLPDYLVVDSVGIQTDYKTDHKTDFETGYEKADSAINIVVAIDKDSASLDTIKQVVPELEKFIAKEVTPSYKSKWQLLVMGSVGSALAQTAYKILVGNKGEDSTDGPQPSGPQMFSTWEEYSRYLQQNAHGNMSEAEKALMEIAINNTNNINNIKNGGKIVEHEYHDKPITFGLSMTKTINRKWNMETGLQYSQLKSEFILGEDDYYVQKRQKVQYLGIPLRLSYKWFGANRWTAYTSAGIILNIPLSGKTDEQYVTGTVVPYSDSWHFTPPFQWTVGTGIGLQYNFAKNWGVYLEPTFSWHIPNGSTTRTIWTEHPFTITVPFGIRFTW, encoded by the coding sequence ATGAAGATAGAAAAGCTGATAGAAAGAGTAAAGGCAGGTGATACTGACGCCTTGAAAACTGTTTATGATGCGTATTCTCAAAGGATGAGAAACGCTTGCATAAAAATTACCCAAGAGGACGAGGACACGGTGGATGACCTCGTCCAAGAATCGTTTATACGAGCTTATTATTCTTTGGAAAAGCTAAAGGATGCTTCAAAGTTAGGGGAATGGCTTGTTGCCATTACTAAAAATGTATCCTTGCGATATTTAGAGAGGAAGCGTAAGATACAAGTGCTATCTTTCTCGGAAATTGGGGATGGGTTTGATGTGGAAAGTTCTTATACTTCTGATTCCAAATTGGAAGAAAAAGAACTTTTTGAGCTTATCGACAAGTTGCCTTCCGGATACCGCAACGTGTTCAGAATGGCTGTCATTGACGGCTTTTCGCATAAAGAAATTGCAGAAAAGCTTGGTATTGAGCCACATAGTTCATCATCACAATTGACAAGAGCAAAGGGATTGTTGCGTAATATGATAAACAGGCGAATGCTGACTGTCATTTCCATATTGCTCGTCAGCATACCTATATATAAATATCTGTTTTGGAAGAGAGGTACGGAAAAGGAGCAACATCCTGTAGCCAAAATAAATGATGCTGCCAAGGGAAAGCGTTCTGTTGATCGTGTAACTGTGCAGCCTACTACCCAATCTTCTGTGGTTGACAAGAATATAATAGCAACGGCAAGTCAGGGCAAAATGAATTTGCCGGATTATCTCGTTGTTGATTCTGTTGGCATTCAAACAGATTATAAAACTGATCATAAAACAGATTTCGAAACTGGTTATGAAAAGGCTGATTCGGCAATCAATATTGTAGTAGCAATAGATAAAGATAGCGCTTCACTCGATACAATAAAACAGGTTGTTCCTGAGCTAGAAAAATTTATAGCAAAGGAAGTTACTCCAAGTTACAAAAGCAAGTGGCAACTGCTTGTCATGGGTTCTGTGGGTTCTGCATTGGCTCAGACTGCTTATAAGATACTTGTGGGCAATAAGGGTGAAGATAGTACTGATGGACCTCAACCTTCAGGACCACAAATGTTTTCAACTTGGGAGGAATATTCTCGATATCTACAGCAGAATGCACATGGCAATATGTCGGAGGCAGAAAAGGCTCTCATGGAAATCGCCATCAACAATACGAACAATATCAATAACATTAAAAACGGTGGAAAAATCGTAGAGCATGAGTATCATGACAAACCAATCACATTTGGATTGTCCATGACTAAGACTATCAATAGAAAATGGAACATGGAGACTGGTCTTCAATACTCTCAACTGAAGTCTGAATTCATTTTGGGTGAGGATGACTACTATGTACAAAAGCGGCAGAAAGTCCAGTATTTGGGCATTCCTTTGCGTTTGTCATACAAGTGGTTTGGCGCAAACAGGTGGACAGCATACACTTCCGCAGGTATCATCCTGAACATACCTTTATCTGGCAAGACAGATGAACAATATGTAACAGGAACTGTAGTTCCATATTCAGATAGCTGGCATTTTACCCCACCATTCCAATGGACAGTTGGTACGGGTATCGGATTACAATATAATTTTGCGAAGAATTGGGGTGTTTATCTGGAACCGACATTCAGTTGGCACATACCTAATGGAAGTACTACTCGTACAATTTGGACAGAGCATCCGTTTACCATTACCGTTCCATTCGGAATCAGGTTTACATGGTAA
- a CDS encoding radical SAM protein codes for MYKTKDYIRNGVMYLNNMLRPRHKMLSTLMLYSTTKCQSRCKHCSIWQKPVEHLSFKDIREIIRSKCISQHTVVGLEGGEFLLHPEADVIMEWFKENHPNYTLLSNCLNPQKVIDAVRKFHPAHLYVSLDGDKETYKSMRGCNGHDKVIEVVKAVRDEVPISLMFCLSPWNSFFDMRYVIEVAKEYDIDVRIGIYGTMDFFDTTTELLSVDFENYIQDIPQNIHDTEENFDFVALYEEWRNGNLKLRCQSIFSELVIHSNGDVPLCQNLDVKLGNIHTHSLDDIFNSRFAHKEQCRYSKECNACWINFHRKYDLILLRNLERFLPKKLIQVVYGKYQWTNNVNETYREYINRINS; via the coding sequence ATGTACAAGACAAAAGACTATATACGAAATGGGGTTATGTACCTCAACAATATGTTACGTCCTCGGCACAAGATGCTGAGTACGCTAATGTTGTATTCCACAACAAAATGCCAATCTCGTTGCAAACATTGCTCAATTTGGCAAAAACCAGTAGAGCATCTTTCTTTTAAAGACATCAGGGAAATTATACGCAGTAAATGCATCTCTCAGCATACGGTTGTTGGATTGGAAGGTGGGGAGTTTCTGCTTCATCCTGAGGCAGATGTAATAATGGAGTGGTTTAAGGAGAACCATCCCAATTATACATTACTATCCAACTGCTTAAATCCCCAAAAAGTGATAGATGCCGTGAGAAAGTTTCATCCTGCTCATTTGTATGTATCTCTTGATGGTGATAAGGAAACATACAAGAGCATGAGAGGATGCAATGGGCATGATAAAGTAATAGAGGTTGTGAAAGCGGTGAGAGATGAGGTTCCTATCTCCCTCATGTTCTGCCTGTCACCCTGGAATTCCTTTTTTGATATGAGATATGTCATAGAGGTAGCAAAGGAATATGACATTGACGTGAGAATCGGAATTTATGGAACGATGGATTTCTTTGATACTACGACAGAGCTTCTTTCTGTAGATTTTGAAAATTACATTCAAGATATACCTCAGAACATACATGATACAGAAGAAAATTTTGATTTTGTAGCCTTGTATGAAGAATGGCGAAACGGCAATCTCAAACTGCGTTGCCAAAGTATCTTTAGCGAATTGGTGATTCACTCGAATGGCGATGTTCCACTATGCCAGAATCTCGATGTGAAGCTTGGCAACATCCATACACATTCGCTGGATGATATATTCAATTCGAGATTCGCACATAAGGAGCAATGCAGATACTCGAAGGAATGCAATGCCTGTTGGATCAACTTCCATCGAAAATATGATTTGATATTGCTGCGAAACCTTGAAAGATTTCTGCCCAAAAAGCTTATTCAAGTCGTTTATGGAAAATATCAATGGACAAACAACGTTAATGAAACATATAGGGAATACATAAATCGAATTAATAGCTAA
- a CDS encoding Gfo/Idh/MocA family oxidoreductase: protein MEYIKNIIERYKRIRSMRQLKQIYGGNYAFVGIGNHSTNNLYPVLNYLHVPLKYICCKSEDKLPFIEAAYPNVCATTSLDDILHDDDIKGVFVSVFPKSHFTIASEVIKSGKALFIEKPPCQSEDELLQLIEMRKAAGFPQVTVGLQKRNAPVIRILKKELQKSKGRMSYNLKYLTGAYPEGDAMLDLFVHPLDYVTFLFGKAEVKFAGWIEHHTLMLVLEHEKATGVLELSTGYSWNDAKECMTVNTSSGIFEMEQMESLIYKGKQSTLMGVPVEKVFQPKRVDVHLFDRNNFVPTIHNNQIVTQGYFDTIKSFVDAVEKRKSSSKQSLEAIIDTYKLIESIRSIQN from the coding sequence ATGGAATATATAAAGAACATCATCGAACGTTATAAGCGGATAAGGAGCATGAGGCAGTTGAAGCAGATATATGGTGGCAATTATGCTTTTGTGGGCATTGGTAACCATAGTACAAATAATCTGTACCCTGTTCTGAACTATCTTCATGTTCCATTGAAATATATTTGCTGCAAGTCAGAAGACAAGTTACCGTTCATAGAAGCGGCTTATCCCAATGTCTGTGCGACAACATCTTTAGATGATATTTTGCATGATGATGACATTAAGGGCGTGTTTGTGTCGGTTTTTCCAAAATCTCATTTCACGATAGCTTCAGAGGTTATCAAGAGTGGCAAGGCTCTATTTATAGAAAAGCCTCCATGCCAGAGTGAAGACGAACTGTTGCAACTAATCGAAATGAGAAAAGCGGCCGGCTTTCCGCAAGTAACTGTTGGATTGCAAAAGCGGAATGCCCCCGTCATCCGTATCCTAAAAAAGGAATTACAGAAGAGCAAGGGAAGAATGAGCTACAATCTCAAATATCTTACAGGAGCATATCCTGAAGGTGATGCGATGTTGGATCTTTTCGTTCATCCATTGGATTACGTGACGTTTCTATTCGGAAAGGCAGAAGTTAAGTTTGCTGGCTGGATAGAGCATCATACACTTATGTTGGTACTCGAACACGAAAAAGCTACAGGTGTTTTAGAACTGTCAACTGGTTATTCCTGGAATGATGCAAAAGAGTGCATGACGGTAAACACTTCATCTGGTATCTTTGAAATGGAGCAGATGGAGAGTTTGATATATAAAGGTAAGCAATCTACGTTGATGGGTGTACCTGTCGAGAAAGTTTTTCAACCGAAGAGGGTCGATGTTCATTTGTTCGACAGAAATAACTTCGTACCAACTATCCATAACAATCAGATAGTTACGCAAGGCTACTTTGATACCATCAAAAGTTTTGTCGATGCAGTAGAGAAACGAAAGAGTTCCTCAAAACAATCGTTAGAAGCAATAATCGATACTTATAAGTTGATTGAGTCAATTCGTTCAATTCAAAATTAA
- a CDS encoding IS1182 family transposase — MAKIQIKSETRHELSFFPNSFDDYVPKDSKVRMVDRIVRSMDINPLMDTYDGIGAPPYSPKMLLSLVVFAYINGVYSCRGIADALKYDVRYMWICGGKRLSFATINRFRTNHMIKCIDFYFDAVVSILAEKGVISLEEQYVDGTKIESKANKYTFVWKKTVEKNRAKLLEKTSAALAQIKEQIRLNGGSDIREEDSEPATSAKDVERSARLCERQVKNLPKAKLTGREKQKLNTQIDHLFKASDKLCEYEKSLDILGERNSYSKTDPDATFMRLKEDAMNNGQTKPAYNLQIATENQYWTNFALYPNPTDTLTFKPFLDKYKKRYGKQSKSVTADSGYGSEENYEYLEMEEMMGYVKYNWFHKEQHKPFKEDAFNQANFYYNRDDDYYVCPMGQHMEPCGQRQTKSDSGYVSVITLYRAQRCDGCPLGSLCKKSKGNRTIYVNHKLNAYKKEAFLLLTSEEGLKHRSQRPIEPEAVFGQMKADMHYKRFRHFGMDKVYMDLGLFGMGFNLKKYLGIKR, encoded by the coding sequence ATGGCAAAGATACAAATAAAATCTGAAACTCGGCACGAATTGAGCTTTTTTCCTAACTCTTTCGATGATTATGTGCCAAAAGACAGCAAAGTTCGTATGGTGGATCGTATTGTTCGCAGTATGGACATCAACCCTCTCATGGATACCTATGATGGGATTGGTGCTCCTCCTTATAGTCCGAAGATGCTTCTAAGTTTAGTTGTTTTTGCCTATATCAATGGCGTTTATTCCTGTCGTGGCATAGCGGACGCACTTAAATACGATGTTCGCTATATGTGGATTTGTGGAGGCAAGCGACTGTCTTTCGCGACCATCAACCGCTTTAGAACCAATCATATGATAAAATGCATCGACTTCTATTTTGATGCGGTCGTCTCCATATTGGCTGAAAAGGGCGTGATTAGTCTGGAGGAACAATATGTTGATGGCACTAAGATAGAGTCGAAAGCAAACAAGTACACGTTTGTATGGAAGAAGACCGTGGAAAAGAACAGGGCTAAGCTCTTGGAAAAGACATCTGCTGCATTGGCTCAGATAAAAGAACAAATTCGCCTGAATGGCGGGAGTGACATTAGGGAAGAAGACAGCGAGCCAGCCACTTCCGCCAAGGATGTAGAGAGAAGTGCACGTTTGTGTGAGAGGCAAGTGAAGAACCTTCCTAAGGCAAAGCTTACAGGAAGAGAGAAGCAAAAGCTAAATACTCAGATAGATCACTTGTTCAAAGCCTCGGACAAACTGTGCGAGTATGAAAAATCACTGGATATACTGGGCGAGAGAAACAGTTACTCCAAGACTGATCCCGATGCGACCTTCATGCGCCTCAAGGAAGATGCCATGAACAATGGGCAGACAAAGCCTGCCTATAACCTTCAAATTGCGACAGAGAATCAATATTGGACGAATTTCGCCCTTTATCCCAATCCAACAGACACCCTGACCTTCAAGCCTTTTTTGGATAAGTACAAGAAAAGATATGGAAAGCAATCCAAGAGCGTCACCGCAGACTCAGGGTATGGCTCGGAGGAGAACTACGAGTACCTAGAGATGGAAGAGATGATGGGTTATGTAAAGTACAACTGGTTTCACAAGGAACAGCATAAGCCTTTCAAGGAGGATGCCTTCAACCAAGCGAACTTCTACTACAACAGGGATGATGACTATTATGTCTGCCCCATGGGACAACACATGGAACCTTGTGGACAACGGCAAACGAAAAGTGACTCCGGCTATGTGTCTGTCATTACATTATATAGAGCACAACGATGTGATGGATGTCCGCTTGGAAGTCTCTGCAAGAAATCCAAAGGCAACAGAACCATATATGTCAACCATAAACTGAATGCATATAAAAAGGAAGCCTTCCTGCTACTAACGTCTGAAGAGGGCTTGAAACACAGAAGCCAGCGACCGATAGAGCCGGAAGCTGTATTTGGGCAGATGAAGGCAGATATGCATTATAAGCGATTCAGGCATTTTGGAATGGACAAGGTTTACATGGATCTAGGATTGTTCGGAATGGGATTCAATTTGAAGAAATATTTGGGTATAAAACGATAA
- a CDS encoding DUF6108 family protein, giving the protein MKRCNLIKRFFIGLLLIGVASISANAQEGLYVKNIFQRFGHAKGCKMVTMQNAQLKGYKLKIYKSLVYKNHTTEIAHYLKSDRKAAKKIREVVENGKMVSGYYMMAPLSNGDNRFILFSNPSESKGTVIYIEGDLSPEDIMQLCYSRR; this is encoded by the coding sequence ATGAAACGATGCAACTTGATAAAACGCTTCTTCATCGGACTGCTTCTTATCGGGGTAGCCTCAATTTCGGCTAATGCCCAGGAGGGACTATACGTAAAAAACATATTCCAACGCTTCGGGCATGCCAAGGGATGCAAGATGGTTACGATGCAGAATGCGCAACTCAAAGGTTACAAGCTCAAGATATACAAGAGCCTGGTATATAAGAACCATACCACGGAAATAGCCCACTATCTGAAGTCCGACCGCAAGGCTGCGAAAAAGATCAGAGAGGTGGTGGAAAATGGCAAGATGGTGAGCGGCTATTACATGATGGCACCCTTGAGCAATGGCGACAACCGCTTCATCCTCTTCAGCAATCCGAGTGAAAGCAAGGGAACCGTGATTTATATCGAAGGCGACCTGTCGCCCGAAGATATCATGCAACTCTGCTATTCCAGAAGATAG
- a CDS encoding RNA polymerase sigma factor, with protein MRTEEFNHIILPMRSNLKAYALRLTESDDNAEDLVQEVMLRLWDMRQNIKAEDNLKALAITIMRNKFYDQCRHEEWNFTTDKVMEVPIEDRRAEQRDEVNLIKQIVAQLPPLQQQIFRMKEIEGYTADEIMLITGCTADNLRKNLSRARLKIRETYMNIVKQNRTK; from the coding sequence ATGAGAACAGAAGAATTCAACCATATCATCCTACCAATGCGCAGCAACTTGAAAGCGTATGCGCTAAGGTTGACTGAGAGTGACGACAATGCCGAAGACCTCGTGCAGGAAGTCATGCTCAGGCTGTGGGACATGCGCCAGAACATCAAGGCAGAAGATAACCTCAAGGCACTCGCCATCACCATCATGCGCAACAAGTTTTATGACCAGTGCCGACATGAGGAGTGGAACTTCACCACCGACAAGGTGATGGAAGTACCCATAGAAGACCGGCGGGCAGAGCAACGGGACGAGGTAAACCTCATCAAGCAGATAGTGGCACAGCTTCCGCCCTTGCAGCAGCAGATATTCCGCATGAAGGAGATAGAAGGCTATACTGCCGATGAAATCATGCTGATAACGGGATGTACTGCCGATAATCTCCGAAAGAATCTCTCCCGAGCCCGACTCAAAATCAGAGAGACCTATATGAATATCGTGAAACAGAACAGAACAAAATAA